One window from the genome of Anopheles merus strain MAF chromosome 3R, AmerM5.1, whole genome shotgun sequence encodes:
- the LOC121596585 gene encoding tetratricopeptide repeat protein 8 codes for MDNFFAAISLFRRRKYDECIEVCNGLLQQNALHQGPWELKMRSMTQRVYIDDIEADDDVAEDILDTQTIATAPRPGTSIRTAMAKPATSANAATASRPRTGTGRPITGISRPGTLSLQRPASTLGNKTALKTGSRTAAGTTAGGSARNLRLGSASMFAVGDPTGPLFHISRLHPDKYAERDALSKPLFQYLYYHEGDIRKAMALCDAVLARRRTADLLTDASSGWWWNAQKARCLIAIGSPREAEPYLRAALQDLHHPDVVLLLARIYVKIDQPTAALEVCKQGLEKQPNEIALLTQQARILELVGNLATSVRRYRQISALDPMNTEALACIAVSYFYANQPETALLYYRRILSMGGHSAELYCNIGLCCLYGGQLDLVFPCFQRALRMATTSELRADVYYNLSFVALTTGDIHLARRCLRLCIAANGSHASALNNMAVLVARQKQYQKAKSYLQAARTAHPTSDEIEHNLKFIENFQ; via the exons ATGGACAATTTCTTCGCTGCCATATCATTATTCCGTCGACGGAAATATGACGAGTGCATCGAGGTGTGCAACGGCCTGCTGCAACAGAATGCCCTTCATCAAGGTCCTTGGGAGCTGAAAATGAGATCTATGACCCAGCGTGTGTACATCGACGATATCGAGGCGGACGATGATGTGGCGG AGGATATTCTGGACACGCAGACGATCGCTACGGCACCCCGTCCCGGTACCTCGATCAGGACAGCGATGGCCAAACCAGCAACCTCCGCCAACGCCGCCACAGCGAGCCGCCCGCGTACCGGAACTGGTCGACCAATTACGGGCATT TCACGTCCCGGGACACTCTCACTGCAACGGCCCGCCTCAACGCTCGGCAACAAGACGGCCCTTAAAACAGGGTCCCGCACCGCTGCCGGAACTACAGCCGGTGGTTCCGCCCGCAACCTGCGCCTCGGATCGGCCTCCATGTTTGCGGTCGGCGATCCGACCGGACCACTGTTTCACATCTCCCGGCTGCATCCGGACAAGTACGCGGAACGAGATGCGCTCTCCAAGCCACTGTTCCAGTACCTGTACTACCACGAGGGCGACATCCGCAAGGCGATGGCACTGTGTGATGCCGTCCTGGCACGGCGCCGAACGGCCGACCTGCTCACCGATGCCAGCAgtggttggtggtggaatGCGCAGAAGGCTCGCTGCCTGATCGCCATTGGAAGTCCGCGCGAGGCAGAGCCGTACCTACGCGCGGCCCTGCAAGATCTGCACCATCCGgatgtggtgctgctgctggcacggATCTACGTCAAGATCGATCAACCGACGGCCGCGCTGGAGGTGTGCAAGCAGGGGCTGGAGAAGCAACCGAACGAGATAGCGCTGCTAACGCAACAGGCACGCATACTGGAGCTGGTTGGCAATCTGGCGACGTCGGTGCGCCGATACAGACAGATCTCGGCGCTCGATCCGATGAACACCGAGGCGCTGGCGTGCATCGCTGTGAGCTACTTCTATGCCAATCAGCCCGAAACGGCTCTGCTGTACTACCGGCGCATCCTGTCGATGGGAGGACATAGTGCGGAGCTGTACTGTAACATTGGGCTGTGCTGTCTGTACGGTGGGCAGCTGGATTTGGTGTTTCCCTGTTTCCAGCGCGCTCTCAGGATGGCGACGACGAGCGAGCTGCGGGCGGACGTGTACTACAACTTGAGCTTTGTCGCGCTG ACGACCGGCGACATCCATCTGGCCCGCCGTTGCCTTCGCCTCTGCATCGCCGCTAACGGATCCCACGCATCGGCGCTGAACAACATGGCCGTTCTCGTGGCCCGCCAGAAGCAGTATCAAAAGGCCAAATCTTACCTGCAGGCTGCCCGCACCGCACACCCCACCAGTGACGAGATTGAACACAATCTGAAATTTATCGAAAATTTCCAATAA